Proteins found in one Quercus robur chromosome 2, dhQueRobu3.1, whole genome shotgun sequence genomic segment:
- the LOC126712332 gene encoding LOW QUALITY PROTEIN: probable GTP-binding protein OBGC2 (The sequence of the model RefSeq protein was modified relative to this genomic sequence to represent the inferred CDS: deleted 1 base in 1 codon), translating to MLSLPSNLNLRFHNNTFLSSRILPQSNTSYSSLIYRNGRRRSNSENFVHYTIKCRLARVNESPSSSPDTLIKEPHKYFDQVIITVRAGDGGHGAVLNMPNPRAAKPQGKQDKEKMWKKSAYKRDFDGSLILPMGGHGGDVVIYADEGKDSLLEFHKKGRFNAKRGGNVDAMGVLTSQLRNGLASPTLRIAVPLGTVVKRKRGKLLADLARPGDEILVARGGQGGISLLEMPEHRRKKLMALTTNVMRDDSDKVLVLGQPGEEVSLELILRVVADVGLVGLPNAGKSTLLAAITLAKPDIADYPFTTLMPNLGRLDGDPSLGAGMYSSEATLADLPGLIEGAHLGKGLGRNFLRHLRRTRLLVHVVDAAAENPVNDYRTVKEELRMYNPDYLERPYIVVLNKIDLPEARDRLPSLTEEIRTIGSDEVPSEPERGSDDDALQSLTTEGGHADVSSPGINSKDKKDKEIEDYPRPLAVVGVSVLKGIRINELLKEIRAGLRKVRDPNETLELSVGP from the exons ATGCTTTCTCTACCATCGAATCTCAACCTACGCTTTCATAACAATACCTTTCTCTCTTCTCGAATACTCCCCCAAAG TAATACATCCTACAGCAGTCTTATCTATAGGAATGGTCGGCGCAGAAGcaattctgaaaattttgtacattaCACAATTAAGTGCAGACTTGCTCGGGTGAATGAGTCTCCTTCCTCAAGCCCTGATACTTTGATAAAGGAACCCCACAAGTATTTTGATCAGGTTATTATCACAGTCCGTGCGGGAGATGGAGGCCATGGTGCTGTTCTTAACATGCCTAACCCGAGAGCTGCTAAGCCTCAAGGAAAACAGGACAAGGAGAAGATGTGGAAGAAAAGTGCGTATAAAAGGGACTTTGATGGATCACTTATACTTCCCATGGGTGGGCATGGAGGAGATGTAGTAATATATGCAGATGAAGGAAAGGATTCATTATTGGAATTTCACAAGAAAGGCCGGTTTAATGCAAAGCGTGGTGGAAATGTTGATGCAATGGGTGTTTTGACTTCACAATTGCGTAATGGACTTGCCTCACCAACTTTGCGTATAGCTGTGCCTTTAG GTACGGTTGTGAAACGTAAACGTGGGAAGTTGTTGGCTGATCTAGCGCGTCCAGGTGATGAAATCCTTGTTGCAAGAGGTGGACAAGGAGGG ATTAGCTTGTTAGAAATGCCAGAGCATCGAAGGAAAAAGTTAATGGCTTTGACTACAAATGTGATGAGAGATGATAGTGATAAG GTTTTAGTTCTTGGTCAACCTGGGGAGGAGGTTAGTTTGGAGTTGATTCTACGTGTCGTTGCTGATGTTGGTTTAGTT GGACTTCCAAATGCTGGAAAGTCAACCCTTCTTGCAGCTATTACTCTTGCAAAACCTGATATTGCTGATTATCCTTTCACAACATTAATGCCAAACCTTGGACGGCTTGATGGTGATCCTAGTTTAGGGGCGGGGATGTACTCATCTGAAGCAACATTGGCTGATTTGCCCGGTCTTATAGAAGGTGCTCATTTAGGGAAG GGTCTTGGTCGGAATTTCTTGAGGCACCTGAGGAGGACACGGCTATTGGTCCATGTTGTTGATGCAGCTGCTGAAAACCCTGTAAATGACTATCGAACAGTAAAAGAA GAATTGCGAATGTACAACCCCGATTACCTTGAAAGACCATACATTGTGGTGCTAAATAAGATTGACCTCCCAGAG GCAAGGGATAGGCTTCCATCTTTGACTGAAGAAATTAGGACAATTGGAAGTGATGAAGTACCTTCAGAGCCAGAAAGAGGCTCTGATGATGATGCTCTTCAATCACTGACCACTGAAGGTGGACATGCAGATGTATCTTCTCCGGGCATTAATAGCAAAGATAAAAAGGATAAAGAAATCGAGGACTACCCACGCCCCCTTGCTGTTGTAGGAGTTAGCGTTCT GAAAGGAATCAGGATCAATGAGTTGTTGAAGGAAATAAGGGCAGGTTTGCGGAAAGTT AGAGATCCCAATGAAACTTTGGAGTTAAGTGTGGGACCATGA
- the LOC126712333 gene encoding dehydration-responsive element-binding protein 2D-like: protein MLKSGTASLGEKKQAKKSAQASSRKGCMRGKGGPENARCTYKGVRQRTWGKWVAEIREPNRGARLWLGTFDTSHEAAMAYDAAAHKLYGTDAKLNLPDVALNSQHPATSIDTQINPMETHPQGVHNSGTVCSSNNSPIVMVDDFTSHPYQNDSIMSFPNGYVESNEKQEENILKFGENREIDGLWDSMKANFPVFDETIWTEAAMSLDFPVMGDSGIFAGNLADGSGWDALHSPWCM, encoded by the coding sequence ATGTTGAAGTCAGGAACGGCTAGTCTTGGAGAGAAAAAGCAGGCCAAAAAGTCTGCACAAGCAAGTTCAAGAAAAGGATGCATGAGAGGGAAAGGAGGCCCGGAGAATGCTAGATGCACCTACAAAGGTGTTCGTCAAAGAACTTGGGGCAAATGGGTGGCTGAAATTCGCGAACCAAATCGTGGTGCACGACTTTGGTTAGGGACATTTGACACCTCTCATGAGGCTGCTATGGCATATGATGCTGCTGCACATAAACTTTATGGCACTGATGCAAAACTCAATTTGCCAGATGTAGCCCTTAATTCTCAGCATCCAGCCACTTCCATTGATACCCAAATTAACCCTATGGAAACTCATCCTCAAGGTGTGCATAATTCAGGTACTGTATGCTCTTCAAATAATAGCCCAATTGTTATGGTTGATGATTTTACATCACATCCCTATCAAAATGATTCTATCATGTCTTTTCCTAATGGATATGTTGAGTCTAATGAAAAGCAAGAGGAAAACATCTTGAAATTTGGCGAGAACAGAGAGATCGATGGACTTTGGGACAGTATGAAGGCAAATTTTCCGGTGTTTGATGAGACGATATGGACAGAGGCTGCTATGTCACTGGATTTTCCAGTCATGGGAGACTCGGGAATTTTTGCAGGCAACTTGGCAGATGGAAGTGGCTGGGATGCCTTGCATTCTCCATGGTGCATGtaa